A single window of Achromobacter xylosoxidans DNA harbors:
- the serS gene encoding serine--tRNA ligase, with translation MLDPILLRKDLQTVVDRLKSRGVSFDTERFNELESRRKAVQTETESLQARRNALAKQIGQLKAKGEDASAVMAESQAVPERLKQLEEELAALQQPLNELLMSVPNLPHASVPLGESADDNVEVRRWLPAAAGADGNPPALPFEARDHVALGEPLGLDFDTAAKLSGARFSFMRGPIARLHRALAQFMLDLQTGTHGYTECYTPYIVNASTLYGTGQLPKFKDDMFAVSKGGGDDDPKVDEHGKPFVREDQYLISTSEITLTSVVRDTIQAAADLPLKLTAHTPCFRSEAGSGGRDTRGMIRQHQFDKVEMVQVTQPDQSYEALEGMVGHAERVLQLLGLPYRVMLLCTGDMGFGSAKTYDLEVWLPAQNTWREISSVSNCETFQARRMQARFRNAQGKPEYVHTLNGSGLAVGRALVAVLENHQQADGSILVPEALQPYMGGLTVLKP, from the coding sequence CGCAAGGCGGTCCAGACCGAAACCGAATCCCTGCAAGCCCGCCGCAACGCGCTGGCCAAGCAGATCGGTCAACTCAAGGCCAAGGGCGAGGACGCCAGCGCCGTCATGGCCGAATCGCAGGCCGTGCCCGAGCGCCTGAAGCAGCTGGAAGAAGAGCTGGCCGCCCTGCAGCAGCCGCTCAACGAGCTGCTGATGTCGGTGCCGAACCTGCCGCACGCCAGCGTGCCGCTGGGCGAGTCCGCCGACGATAACGTCGAAGTGCGCCGCTGGCTGCCGGCCGCCGCGGGCGCCGATGGCAACCCGCCCGCGCTGCCGTTCGAGGCCCGCGACCACGTCGCGCTGGGCGAACCGCTGGGCCTGGACTTCGATACCGCCGCCAAGCTGTCGGGCGCGCGCTTCTCGTTCATGCGCGGTCCCATTGCCCGCCTGCACCGCGCGCTGGCGCAGTTCATGCTCGACCTGCAGACCGGCACGCACGGCTACACCGAGTGCTACACCCCGTACATCGTCAACGCCTCGACGCTGTACGGCACCGGCCAACTGCCCAAGTTCAAGGATGACATGTTCGCCGTGTCCAAGGGCGGCGGCGACGACGATCCCAAGGTCGACGAGCACGGCAAGCCGTTCGTGCGCGAAGACCAGTACCTGATCTCGACGTCGGAAATCACCCTGACCAGTGTGGTGCGCGACACCATCCAGGCCGCCGCCGACCTGCCGCTCAAGCTCACCGCCCACACCCCGTGCTTCCGTTCCGAAGCCGGCAGCGGCGGGCGCGATACCCGCGGCATGATCCGCCAGCACCAGTTCGACAAGGTCGAAATGGTGCAGGTCACGCAGCCCGACCAGTCCTATGAGGCGCTGGAGGGCATGGTCGGCCATGCCGAGCGGGTGCTGCAATTGCTGGGGCTGCCGTACCGGGTGATGCTGCTGTGCACCGGTGACATGGGGTTCGGCTCGGCCAAGACCTACGACCTGGAGGTGTGGCTGCCGGCGCAGAACACCTGGCGCGAGATTTCGTCGGTGTCCAACTGCGAAACCTTCCAGGCGCGCCGCATGCAGGCGCGATTCCGCAACGCCCAGGGCAAGCCCGAATACGTGCATACGCTGAACGGCTCGGGACTGGCCGTGGGCCGCGCGCTGGTGGCGGTGCTGGAAAACCACCAGCAGGCCGATGGCAGCATCCTGGTGCCCGAGGCGCTGCAACCTTACATGGGCGGCCTGACGGTATTGAAGCCTTGA
- a CDS encoding virulence factor: MKKWLIAGVGAAGLLISSVALARVDVGISIGVPGVVYPAPVYAAPAPVYVAPAPVYAPPPPVYYRPAPVYVAPPVVYPAPVYIRGGGYWGGHRGHWRGPDRGYYHGRGGWHR, translated from the coding sequence ATGAAAAAATGGTTAATCGCAGGGGTCGGCGCCGCCGGCCTGCTGATCTCCAGCGTCGCATTGGCCCGGGTCGACGTCGGCATCTCTATTGGCGTGCCAGGGGTGGTCTACCCGGCCCCCGTCTACGCGGCCCCCGCCCCGGTCTATGTGGCCCCGGCGCCCGTCTACGCGCCGCCGCCCCCGGTCTACTATCGTCCGGCGCCCGTCTACGTCGCGCCGCCGGTCGTGTACCCCGCCCCGGTCTATATCCGCGGGGGCGGCTACTGGGGCGGCCATCGAGGCCATTGGCGTGGTCCCGATCGAGGCTATTACCACGGTCGCGGCGGCTGGCATCGTTGA
- a CDS encoding ASCH domain-containing protein has protein sequence MKRQALQFSEPLKQAILDGYKVQTRRIVKPQPTKLTTAWYADAADSGKWVAMGPAEGEGELRKTSPWISCPYGKSGESITLEDESGKPFATAVVVGVRIQRLQRLSEADARAEGTQALYHSSALLPGVPLQTAFALTWCERYGAHAWAANPWVWVVEFRCQQPDER, from the coding sequence ATGAAAAGGCAAGCACTCCAATTCAGCGAGCCACTCAAGCAAGCCATTCTCGATGGCTATAAAGTGCAAACCCGGCGCATCGTCAAACCGCAGCCCACCAAGCTGACAACCGCCTGGTATGCCGACGCGGCCGATTCCGGGAAGTGGGTCGCCATGGGTCCCGCGGAAGGCGAGGGCGAGTTGCGCAAGACTTCCCCCTGGATAAGTTGCCCTTATGGCAAATCCGGCGAAAGCATCACCCTCGAGGATGAATCCGGCAAACCCTTCGCCACCGCCGTCGTGGTCGGCGTGCGCATCCAGCGCCTGCAGAGATTGTCCGAAGCGGATGCGCGGGCCGAAGGCACGCAGGCGCTCTATCACTCCTCGGCGCTGTTGCCGGGCGTGCCCCTGCAGACCGCGTTCGCCCTGACCTGGTGCGAGCGCTATGGCGCGCATGCCTGGGCCGCCAATCCCTGGGTCTGGGTGGTCGAATTCCGCTGCCAACAGCCTGACGAGCGCTAG
- a CDS encoding amidohydrolase family protein, whose protein sequence is MTDMLLNDVRLPDGAAVDVLISRGRIERIGPNLQAPAGVAREPGAGALLLPGLVEGHTHLDKTTWDSPWYVNQVGPALTDRIDNERAWRAASGHDAASHSRALALAFLREGTTRIRSHVDVDTDAGLRHLEGVHRTRAALAGRIEIQTVAFPQSGLLVRPGTAALLDRALAEGADVLGGLDPCAIDRDPAQSLDVLFGLADKHGKPLDIHLHEPGELGAFSLDLILDRVRALDMRGRVVISHAFCLGGVDARRLDGLLKRLAALDVALLTTAPPSRPVPPLRACRDAGVTLFGGNDGIRDTWTPYGSPDMLARAMMIGLRNDLRRDDEIGWVFDCVSTAAARACGFAHYGLESGARADLVLVAASGVAEAVAQRAPRRLVISGGKVVARDGRLLDGAAA, encoded by the coding sequence ATGACCGACATGTTGTTAAACGACGTTCGACTGCCCGATGGCGCGGCGGTCGACGTATTGATTTCCCGCGGCCGTATCGAACGCATCGGGCCAAACCTGCAGGCGCCCGCCGGCGTGGCGCGCGAGCCCGGGGCGGGCGCGCTGCTGTTGCCGGGACTGGTCGAAGGGCACACGCACCTGGACAAGACCACCTGGGATTCTCCGTGGTACGTGAACCAGGTGGGCCCGGCGCTGACCGACCGCATTGACAATGAACGTGCCTGGCGCGCCGCCAGCGGCCATGACGCTGCCAGCCATTCGCGCGCGCTGGCGCTGGCCTTCCTGCGTGAAGGCACCACGCGCATCCGCAGCCACGTCGACGTCGATACGGATGCCGGCCTGCGTCACCTGGAGGGCGTGCACCGCACGCGCGCGGCGCTGGCCGGCCGGATCGAGATCCAGACCGTGGCGTTTCCGCAATCCGGCCTGCTGGTGCGGCCGGGCACGGCGGCGTTGCTGGACCGGGCGCTGGCGGAGGGCGCGGACGTGTTGGGCGGACTCGACCCTTGCGCCATCGACCGCGACCCGGCGCAATCGCTCGACGTGCTGTTCGGCCTGGCCGACAAGCATGGCAAGCCGCTGGACATCCACCTGCACGAACCGGGTGAACTGGGCGCGTTTTCGCTCGACCTGATTCTGGACCGGGTGCGGGCGCTGGACATGCGTGGTCGTGTCGTCATCAGCCACGCGTTCTGCCTGGGTGGCGTGGATGCCAGGCGGCTGGATGGCCTGCTCAAGCGCCTGGCGGCGCTGGACGTGGCGCTGCTGACCACCGCGCCGCCGTCGCGGCCGGTGCCGCCGCTGCGCGCCTGTCGCGACGCCGGCGTGACGCTGTTCGGCGGCAACGACGGCATCCGCGATACCTGGACGCCCTATGGCAGCCCCGACATGCTGGCGCGCGCCATGATGATCGGCCTGCGCAACGACCTGCGCCGCGACGACGAGATCGGCTGGGTCTTCGACTGCGTCAGCACCGCCGCGGCCCGCGCCTGCGGATTCGCGCACTACGGGCTGGAGTCCGGCGCGCGCGCCGACCTGGTGCTGGTGGCGGCGAGCGGCGTGGCCGAAGCCGTGGCGCAACGCGCGCCGCGCCGCCTGGTGATCTCGGGCGGCAAGGTGGTGGCGCGCGATGGCCGCTTGCTGGATGGCGCGGCGGCGTAG
- a CDS encoding LysR family transcriptional regulator, which produces MESRFLQTYVHVVELGSIAQAARHQGLTPATVQQRLRALEADMGSALIARSGRTVKPTAAGTRILERARNVLRDLRDLRSAATESDLPAGPLRLGATPTALTGIMPPVLRTWAARHPHIEIYIEPAPTTLLYGKVLSGELDGALLVHPLFAIPKSCVWRDLRREPLVLVTPVDMPVRDPLAVIAREPYIRYDRSVVGGRMADDYLRARDLRPQVRFELDGIDSIAKLVSEGLGVALLPDWATTGVSAPVKRWPLPAPCPVRTVGAIWPRSGVRSELMRVFVELAEDQAAAQR; this is translated from the coding sequence ATGGAATCGAGATTCCTGCAGACCTATGTGCACGTGGTGGAGCTGGGCTCCATCGCGCAGGCCGCGCGCCACCAGGGGCTGACGCCCGCCACGGTGCAGCAGCGGCTGCGCGCGCTCGAGGCGGACATGGGCAGCGCGTTGATCGCCCGCTCGGGCCGCACGGTCAAGCCCACCGCCGCCGGCACCCGCATCCTGGAGCGGGCCCGCAACGTGCTGCGCGACCTGCGCGACCTGCGTTCGGCGGCCACCGAGTCCGACCTGCCCGCCGGCCCGCTGCGCCTGGGCGCCACGCCCACCGCGCTCACCGGCATCATGCCGCCGGTGCTGCGCACCTGGGCGGCGCGCCATCCCCACATCGAGATCTATATCGAGCCGGCCCCCACCACCCTGCTATACGGCAAGGTGCTGTCGGGCGAGCTGGACGGCGCGCTGCTGGTGCATCCGCTGTTCGCCATTCCCAAGTCCTGCGTCTGGCGCGACCTGCGGCGCGAGCCGCTGGTGCTGGTGACCCCGGTCGACATGCCGGTGCGCGACCCGCTTGCGGTGATTGCGCGCGAACCCTATATCCGTTACGACCGCAGCGTGGTGGGCGGCCGCATGGCCGACGACTACCTGCGTGCCCGCGACCTGCGGCCGCAGGTGCGCTTCGAGCTGGACGGCATCGATTCGATCGCCAAGCTGGTCTCGGAGGGGCTGGGAGTGGCGCTACTGCCCGACTGGGCCACCACGGGTGTGTCGGCGCCGGTCAAGCGCTGGCCGCTACCGGCGCCCTGTCCGGTGCGCACGGTCGGCGCGATCTGGCCGCGCTCGGGGGTGCGCTCCGAATTGATGCGGGTATTCGTGGAACTGGCCGAGGATCAGGCGGCGGCGCAACGCTGA
- a CDS encoding mandelate racemase/muconate lactonizing enzyme family protein, giving the protein MPIIESIDVCAAAVPLDKVTSFSNRTVSTRHYGLVKVRSTDGIEGIGFCYVGSAGGAIFEAAVQSLLAPVLLGKDSHAVEGLWQAMYQEALLQGRQGTVMRAISALDIALWDLNAKAAGLPLHKFLGAVELESVPAYASGGYYLDGKTPQHLGEEMASYVAKGFAAVKMKTGRLSPREEEARLKAAREAIGPDVELMMDCNNAWQDVTQAMQYIRRFEQYEPYFIEEPFGPDDIDSHAKLARLTHLPIATAEIGYGRWYHKELLDKGAAGILQTDAAVCGGITEWKRIAATAASYGVVVCPHWFHDVHAPLVAATPNARYVEFFWDDQVLNFRKLVDRQLSHKQGRVVLHQEPGLGFGFDERMVERYGKWTRIGR; this is encoded by the coding sequence GTGCCCATCATTGAATCCATCGACGTTTGCGCAGCCGCCGTGCCTTTGGACAAGGTCACCTCGTTTTCGAACCGCACCGTCTCCACCCGCCACTACGGACTGGTGAAGGTCCGCAGCACCGACGGCATCGAAGGCATCGGCTTCTGCTACGTCGGCAGCGCCGGCGGCGCAATCTTCGAGGCCGCGGTGCAAAGCCTGCTGGCGCCGGTGCTGCTGGGCAAGGATTCGCACGCGGTCGAGGGGCTGTGGCAGGCGATGTACCAGGAGGCCCTGCTGCAGGGGCGCCAGGGCACGGTGATGCGCGCGATCAGCGCGCTGGACATCGCGCTGTGGGACCTGAATGCCAAGGCCGCCGGCCTGCCGCTGCACAAGTTCCTCGGCGCGGTCGAGTTGGAGTCCGTGCCGGCCTACGCCAGTGGCGGTTACTACCTGGACGGCAAGACGCCGCAGCATCTGGGCGAGGAAATGGCCAGCTACGTCGCCAAGGGCTTTGCCGCCGTCAAGATGAAGACCGGCCGCCTGTCGCCGCGCGAGGAAGAGGCGCGGCTGAAGGCGGCGCGCGAGGCCATCGGTCCCGACGTGGAACTGATGATGGACTGCAACAACGCCTGGCAGGACGTGACCCAGGCCATGCAGTACATCCGCCGCTTCGAGCAGTACGAGCCATACTTCATCGAGGAGCCGTTCGGCCCCGACGATATCGACAGTCACGCCAAGCTGGCGCGCCTGACGCACCTGCCCATCGCCACCGCCGAGATCGGCTACGGCCGCTGGTACCACAAGGAACTGCTGGACAAGGGCGCGGCCGGCATCCTGCAGACCGACGCCGCGGTGTGTGGCGGCATCACCGAATGGAAGCGCATCGCCGCCACCGCCGCCAGCTACGGCGTGGTGGTCTGCCCGCATTGGTTCCACGACGTGCACGCGCCGCTGGTGGCCGCCACGCCCAATGCGCGCTATGTTGAGTTTTTCTGGGACGACCAGGTCCTGAATTTCCGCAAACTGGTGGATCGCCAACTGAGCCACAAACAGGGCCGTGTGGTGCTGCACCAGGAGCCGGGGTTGGGATTCGGTTTCGATGAACGCATGGTCGAGCGCTACGGCAAGTGGACCCGCATCGGCCGCTGA
- a CDS encoding dihydrodipicolinate synthase family protein translates to MSTRAADRPQGVYSPVLTPFNADLSPSVPRFVGHCRALLEQGAGLAIFGTNSEANSLSVAEKRQLLDALLEAGLPAARMMPGTGACALPDAVELTRHAVSAGCGGVLMLPPFYYKGVSDEGLFRAYAHVIERVADERLRIYLYHIPPVSGVPISQGLIDRLLGEFPGIVAGIKDSSGDWDNTAAMLRDFQPRGFDVFAGTETVLLETMRAGGAGCITATGNVNAAPIVALYRAWREPDAEARQRALNDTRAIFQAYPMIPAMKAAIAQRRNDPVWATVRPPLVELTAAQAAQLAQRLAVPAA, encoded by the coding sequence ATGAGCACACGCGCCGCGGACCGGCCGCAAGGCGTCTATTCCCCGGTCCTCACGCCCTTCAACGCGGACCTGTCGCCCAGCGTGCCGCGCTTCGTCGGGCATTGCCGCGCCCTGCTGGAGCAGGGCGCGGGCCTGGCGATCTTCGGCACCAACTCCGAGGCCAATTCGCTCAGCGTGGCCGAAAAGCGCCAATTGCTGGATGCCTTGCTGGAAGCCGGGCTGCCGGCCGCGCGCATGATGCCGGGCACCGGCGCCTGCGCGTTGCCGGACGCCGTGGAGCTGACCCGTCATGCCGTCAGCGCGGGCTGCGGCGGGGTGCTCATGCTGCCGCCGTTCTATTACAAGGGCGTCAGCGACGAGGGCCTGTTCCGCGCCTATGCCCACGTGATCGAACGGGTCGCCGACGAACGCCTGCGGATCTACCTGTATCACATCCCGCCGGTGTCGGGCGTGCCCATCAGCCAGGGTCTCATCGACCGCCTGCTGGGCGAGTTCCCCGGTATCGTCGCCGGCATCAAGGACAGTTCGGGCGACTGGGACAACACGGCGGCGATGCTGCGGGACTTCCAGCCGCGCGGCTTCGACGTGTTCGCCGGCACCGAGACCGTCCTGCTCGAAACCATGCGGGCCGGCGGCGCGGGCTGCATCACCGCCACCGGCAACGTCAACGCCGCGCCCATCGTCGCGCTCTACCGCGCCTGGCGCGAACCCGACGCCGAAGCGCGGCAGCGCGCCCTGAACGACACCCGCGCCATTTTCCAGGCCTATCCGATGATCCCGGCCATGAAGGCGGCCATCGCGCAACGACGCAATGATCCGGTCTGGGCCACGGTGCGGCCGCCGCTGGTGGAGTTGACCGCCGCGCAGGCGGCGCAACTGGCCCAGCGGCTGGCGGTACCCGCGGCCTGA
- a CDS encoding Bug family tripartite tricarboxylate transporter substrate binding protein, giving the protein MQRRDFITGAAALGAALVLPSARAQELPPGPVKIVVGFPAGGGTDVLARLLGQKLGVMWNIPVIVENRAGAAGIIAAEQVARQPGDGNTLLMAHVNSHGIAPGLQPKLTYSAERDFSPIALVGKTPTLLIGGAAQPARTLPDLVALCRAQPGKIIFGSAGSGSAQHLALEIFKARAGIDVLHVPYKGSAPLMNDLLGGHVQYCFEGMTTATPLIQSGKVMALAQTLQQRSRSQPDVPTVAEQGYPGFEASIWFGMVGPASMPADMVARMNRDIDRVLAMADVQEKLAQVGAEDGGGSAQRFADFMRAEQRKYAKTIQDAKIVAEG; this is encoded by the coding sequence ATGCAACGTAGGGACTTCATTACCGGCGCCGCGGCGCTGGGGGCGGCGCTCGTCCTGCCGTCAGCCCGGGCGCAGGAGCTGCCGCCGGGGCCGGTCAAGATCGTGGTCGGCTTTCCGGCCGGGGGCGGCACGGATGTGCTGGCGCGGCTGCTGGGACAGAAGCTGGGCGTGATGTGGAACATCCCGGTGATCGTCGAGAACCGCGCCGGCGCGGCCGGCATCATCGCCGCCGAGCAGGTCGCGCGCCAGCCGGGCGACGGCAACACCCTGTTGATGGCGCACGTCAACAGCCACGGCATCGCGCCGGGCCTGCAGCCCAAGCTGACCTATTCGGCCGAACGCGATTTCTCGCCCATCGCGCTGGTGGGCAAGACTCCCACGCTGCTGATCGGCGGCGCGGCGCAGCCCGCCAGGACCCTGCCCGACCTGGTGGCGCTGTGTCGCGCGCAACCCGGCAAGATCATCTTCGGGTCGGCCGGCAGCGGATCGGCCCAGCACCTGGCGCTGGAGATCTTCAAGGCCCGCGCCGGCATCGATGTGCTGCACGTGCCCTACAAGGGCTCGGCGCCGCTGATGAACGATCTGCTGGGCGGCCACGTGCAATATTGCTTCGAGGGCATGACCACGGCCACGCCGCTGATCCAGTCCGGCAAGGTGATGGCGCTTGCGCAGACCCTGCAGCAGCGCTCCAGGAGCCAGCCCGATGTACCGACGGTGGCCGAGCAGGGCTACCCGGGCTTCGAGGCCAGCATCTGGTTCGGCATGGTCGGCCCGGCCAGCATGCCGGCCGACATGGTCGCGCGCATGAACCGGGACATCGACCGCGTGCTGGCCATGGCCGACGTGCAGGAAAAGCTGGCGCAGGTGGGCGCGGAAGACGGCGGCGGCAGCGCGCAGCGATTCGCCGATTTCATGCGCGCCGAGCAGCGCAAATACGCCAAGACCATCCAGGACGCGAAGATCGTGGCGGAAGGTTGA
- a CDS encoding TonB-dependent receptor: MNALCRQNRIALPAPQAIRRTTAFELNRTAVAVRAAIWLGVILAAAAVPSARAQTAGLAADAPETPRAAATAEGVTTLQAVTVHGQGETVQPYAGGQVATGGRVGMLGDKDFMETPFSTVSYTDKFIADRQARDITDVISATDPSVFSTGVQGTIAENYSIRGFSSNINDVSFGGLYGISPYYRASPEMFERIEVLKGPSALLNGMPPGGSVGGAVNLVPKRAGDVPVASLTATYMSDSQFGGHIDLGRRFGENQQFGIRFNGVYRDGGTAVKQQDQKSQLAALGLDLRADRARISIDVYSSQDRVDGPTRGINLARGVSVPKPPKPDTLLNPTWAFFDTRDEGLMARGEIDLSDQLTAYAAVGTSDTKYKTTSVQTVEVFNNAGDYRTNVSDLRFEVEKQSAEAGLRGKFRTGAVAHEWALNATYYAHTDEQFGRRNALGPDWITNIYHPVWGPAPDTFIAPQITKTKLRLSSYGLADTLSFADGRVQLTLGARHQQVVADSYNVATGARTSRYDESAITPAAAILFKATDSLSIYANYIEGLSQGATAPISAANAGEVFAPYKSKQKEVGLKLDLGDFAHTLSLYEITRPSSYTDPATNTFSFGGEQRNRGIEWTFFGSPLEGVRLMGGIAYMDPKLTKTAGGINQGNTATGVPKLQGKLGAEWDVPQLRGLTLTANATSASKQYIDTSNSLSVAGRTIYDVGARYATKVAGRPLTLRATVHNLTNKAYWSMPQWTSLAMGAPRTVMLSATVDF, from the coding sequence ATGAACGCACTGTGCCGTCAAAACCGTATCGCCCTCCCCGCGCCGCAGGCTATCCGCCGCACCACCGCCTTCGAGTTGAACCGCACCGCGGTCGCCGTGCGAGCGGCGATCTGGCTGGGCGTGATACTCGCCGCGGCGGCGGTTCCGTCCGCGCGGGCGCAGACTGCCGGCTTGGCCGCGGACGCCCCTGAAACCCCGCGCGCGGCCGCCACGGCGGAGGGCGTGACCACCCTGCAGGCCGTCACCGTCCATGGGCAGGGTGAAACCGTGCAGCCCTACGCCGGCGGACAGGTGGCCACCGGCGGCCGTGTCGGCATGCTGGGCGACAAGGATTTCATGGAGACGCCCTTCAGCACCGTCAGCTACACCGACAAATTCATCGCGGACCGGCAAGCGCGCGACATCACCGACGTGATTTCCGCCACCGATCCTTCGGTGTTCTCCACCGGCGTGCAAGGCACCATCGCCGAGAACTATTCGATCCGCGGCTTCAGTTCCAACATCAACGATGTCTCGTTCGGCGGGCTCTACGGCATCTCGCCCTACTACCGCGCCTCGCCCGAGATGTTCGAGCGCATCGAGGTCCTGAAAGGGCCCTCGGCCCTGCTCAACGGCATGCCGCCGGGCGGCTCGGTCGGCGGCGCCGTCAACCTCGTGCCCAAGCGGGCCGGCGACGTGCCGGTAGCGAGCCTGACCGCGACCTACATGTCGGACTCGCAGTTCGGCGGCCATATCGACCTGGGTCGGCGTTTCGGCGAGAACCAGCAGTTCGGCATTCGTTTCAATGGCGTCTACCGGGATGGCGGTACGGCGGTCAAGCAGCAGGACCAGAAGTCCCAGCTGGCCGCGCTGGGACTGGACCTGCGCGCCGACCGGGCCCGCATTTCCATCGACGTCTACAGCAGCCAGGACCGCGTGGACGGTCCAACCCGGGGCATCAACCTGGCGCGCGGCGTGAGCGTGCCCAAGCCGCCGAAGCCCGATACCTTGCTCAACCCGACCTGGGCCTTTTTCGACACCCGCGACGAAGGCTTGATGGCCCGTGGCGAGATCGACCTGAGCGACCAACTGACGGCCTACGCCGCGGTAGGCACCAGTGATACCAAGTACAAGACAACCAGCGTACAAACGGTGGAGGTCTTCAACAACGCCGGCGACTATCGCACCAACGTCAGCGACCTGCGCTTCGAAGTCGAGAAGCAGTCGGCCGAGGCCGGTTTGCGCGGCAAGTTCCGCACCGGCGCCGTCGCCCATGAATGGGCACTGAACGCCACTTACTACGCTCACACCGACGAGCAATTCGGCCGGCGCAACGCGCTCGGCCCCGATTGGATCACCAACATCTACCACCCGGTATGGGGTCCCGCGCCCGATACGTTCATCGCGCCGCAGATCACGAAGACCAAACTGCGCCTGAGCAGTTATGGACTGGCCGACACCTTGTCCTTCGCCGATGGCCGGGTGCAGCTGACGCTGGGCGCGCGGCACCAGCAGGTGGTGGCCGATTCGTACAACGTCGCGACCGGCGCGCGCACCTCGCGCTACGACGAAAGCGCCATCACCCCCGCGGCCGCGATCTTGTTCAAGGCCACCGACTCGCTCTCGATTTACGCAAACTACATCGAAGGCCTGAGCCAGGGCGCCACTGCCCCGATCAGCGCGGCCAATGCGGGCGAGGTGTTCGCCCCCTACAAGAGCAAGCAGAAGGAAGTCGGCCTCAAGCTCGACCTGGGCGATTTCGCGCACACGCTGAGTCTGTATGAAATTACCCGCCCCAGCAGCTACACCGACCCGGCGACCAACACCTTTTCCTTCGGCGGGGAACAGCGCAACCGCGGCATCGAATGGACCTTCTTCGGCTCGCCGCTGGAGGGCGTGCGCCTGATGGGCGGCATTGCCTATATGGATCCCAAGCTGACCAAGACGGCCGGCGGCATCAACCAGGGCAACACAGCGACCGGCGTTCCCAAGCTGCAAGGCAAACTGGGCGCGGAATGGGATGTTCCGCAGCTGCGCGGCCTGACGCTGACCGCCAACGCGACGTCGGCATCCAAGCAGTACATCGATACCTCCAATTCGCTGTCGGTGGCGGGACGCACGATCTACGATGTCGGCGCGCGCTATGCCACGAAGGTGGCGGGCCGACCGCTGACCTTGCGCGCCACCGTCCACAACCTGACCAACAAGGCCTATTGGTCGATGCCGCAATGGACCAGCCTGGCCATGGGCGCGCCGCGCACGGTCATGCTGTCGGCAACCGTGGATTTCTGA
- a CDS encoding siderophore ABC transporter substrate-binding protein, with protein sequence MSWKSTCRAAGLAMIAMVVLQACGDKPAQPPQAAQASPAFDSPISITHKLGTTTITRPPRRVAVLDMNEADTLDQLGVPIVGMTKDYVPHFLARYKEDASVLDLGAIVQPNLERVHALKPDLILISPIQANHYRELTEIAPTLHFDVDFGNSKGQHLAVIKDHLMTLGRLFGKEDVARRKAAELDAKVAAARRVTEGRPERAMIVMFNNGAFSSFGVQSRYAFVFDALGVKPASTLVDSSLHGQPISSEFIQQANPDILYVVDRTAVMERRPVMDAERMSNPLLQQTNAWKNDRVVFVDADAWYTTAASVTSLQLVIDDVIKGYQD encoded by the coding sequence ATGAGCTGGAAAAGCACCTGCCGCGCCGCGGGCCTGGCAATGATCGCGATGGTCGTCCTGCAGGCGTGCGGCGACAAGCCCGCCCAGCCGCCCCAGGCGGCGCAGGCCTCGCCGGCATTCGACTCGCCCATCAGCATCACCCACAAGCTGGGCACGACGACGATCACGCGCCCGCCCCGGCGCGTCGCGGTGCTGGACATGAACGAAGCCGATACGCTCGACCAGTTGGGCGTGCCGATCGTGGGCATGACCAAGGACTATGTGCCGCACTTCCTCGCGCGCTACAAGGAAGACGCCAGCGTGCTGGACCTGGGCGCCATCGTCCAGCCCAACCTGGAACGGGTGCACGCGCTCAAGCCCGACCTGATCCTGATCTCCCCGATCCAGGCCAACCATTACCGTGAGCTGACCGAAATCGCCCCGACGCTGCATTTCGATGTGGACTTCGGCAACAGCAAGGGCCAGCACCTCGCCGTCATCAAAGATCACCTGATGACGCTGGGACGTCTCTTCGGCAAAGAGGACGTGGCCCGCCGCAAGGCTGCCGAACTCGATGCCAAAGTGGCAGCCGCCCGCCGCGTGACGGAAGGCCGTCCCGAGAGGGCCATGATCGTGATGTTCAACAACGGGGCCTTCAGCTCCTTCGGCGTGCAGTCGCGCTACGCCTTCGTCTTCGACGCGCTGGGCGTCAAGCCCGCCAGCACCCTCGTCGATTCCAGCCTGCACGGCCAGCCGATTTCCAGCGAGTTCATTCAGCAAGCCAATCCCGACATCCTGTACGTGGTCGACCGTACCGCGGTCATGGAACGGCGCCCGGTCATGGATGCCGAGCGCATGAGCAACCCGCTGCTGCAGCAGACCAATGCCTGGAAGAACGACCGCGTGGTGTTCGTCGATGCCGACGCCTGGTACACCACCGCCGCCAGCGTGACTTCGTTGCAGCTGGTGATCGACGACGTCATCAAGGGCTACCAGGACTGA